In a genomic window of Rhopalosiphum maidis isolate BTI-1 chromosome 4, ASM367621v3, whole genome shotgun sequence:
- the LOC113561045 gene encoding C-Maf-inducing protein-like, which produces MSCEITAVDDLRTDPPTRKCSTSSTNSTSSTNSTSSAGSLATSDGEMDAAAVAIPSSAVMVYVTDDAIAAVSVVGCRGDRTLASVTNVDAPSSDIHTDRDEFSSDDSCNGPDSPTGLKRVGSVYDFGLDGADSPPPCANHPFAGGPDADLTKVARKQLRMIREVDVAVCHLNHTNTIISKILSSKYLRRWENHQIRLQDDCITSNTPSGFLSKTIGYEAIKDLYPVKRWDSNFKYCLRVVVTNGSYLLQTTNQYLRDQILYSILWKKNVQETQTLLKSQSDPDDMLKELQNIVDFAKNIPLVDDEIFHMPTFIASTLMTRDQEKYCKQSWEKALIGTLRPLIEDCPPSAEMCSFLSHHCKDQSSLPIIKDSLVYTITRILKHNFDFARTLTARTLVQDYIKALYIQDQSGKSIRYFLSRVHSASAVCPHNRVLPNMVSTCITAIYSASEELPANCSEAEFDCYYTNHLRCYIVVLQNISEYSDWLYGLAQLLRPLPFPALLLIRSIFMEDISSVILKIGLHEDCEIHKQVLAVRETKDGWFDLCSPIEAVFCESSIVWTKLLKTLMDCERCKKKKLLKNLKAKHLGTCVSEALKNNKIVMDVLCLMLEWMVVEDLHQRNQIVDTLKSTEFGKNVYDEFMSRQNQLLELQRKGGPQNLSLPARGTDLDLNSMFDCGPFGNLESVDLAFTNVTDTCAKTLIKLPSLKVLNLWGTQFGDSGLLIISDHLTNLQVLNLCETKVTDRGIVSLISLINLKKLNLNSTKATVRSVDVLKKKLPGLHEVDVRYSFAW; this is translated from the exons ATGAGTTGCGAGATAACGGCCGTGGACGATCTTCGGACGGACCCTCCGACGCGGAAGTGCAGCACGAGCAGCACAAACAGCACGAGCAGTACGAACAGCACGAGCAGCGCCGGGAGCTTGGCCACGTCGGACGGGGAAATGGACGCGGCCGCGGTGGCCATCCCTTCGTCGGCCGTCATGGTCTACGTCACCGACGACGCCATTGCGGCCGTGAGTGTGGTCGGATGTCGCGGGGATCGTACTCTCGCGTCGGTGACCAACGTGGACGCGCCGAGTTCAGACATCCACACTGACCGCGACGAATTTTCGTCGGACGACAGCTGCAACGGGCCTGACTCGCCCACGGGGCTGAAAAGGGTCGGTTCCGTGTACGACTTCGGACTGGACGGGGCCGACAGCCCGCCGCCGTGTGCCAACCACCCGTTCGCCGGGGGACCGGACGCCGATCTGACCAAGGTGGCCCGCAAGCAGTTGCGCATGATTCGCGAGGTGGACGTGGCCGTGTGCCACCTAAATCACACCAACACGATTATCAGTAAGATACTCAGCTCCAAGTATCTGAGACGGTGGGAGAACCATCAGATCCGCTTGCAGGACGATTGCATAACTTCCAACACG ccAAGTGGATTTCTTAGTAAGACTATCGGATACGAAGCTATTAAAGATTTATATCCAGTAAAAAGATGGGactcaaatttcaaatattgtcTTCGCGTAGTGGTCACTAATGGTTCTTATTTATTACag aCTACCAATCAGTATTTGAGAGATCAAATTCTTTATTCAATCTTATGGAAG AAAAATGTGCAGGAAACCCAAACACTTTTGAAAAGTCAATCTGATCCAGACGATATGTTAAAAGAATTGCAG AATATAGTGGATTTCGCCAAAAACATTCCATTGGTCGatgatgaaatatttcatatgcCAACTTTTATTGCGAGTACGCTAATGACAAGA gACCAGGAAAAATATTGCAAACAATCATGGGAAAAGGCACTAATCGGTACGTTGCGCCCGTTGATTGAAGACTGTCCCCCGTCCGCCGAAATGTGTTCGTTTTTATCGCATCATTGCAAAGACCAAAGTAGCCTACCTATCATTAAAGATTCCTTAGTTTACACCATAACAAGAATActcaaacataatttt GACTTTGCGAGAACTCTGACAGCTCGCACATTAGTACAAGATTATATCAAGGCTCTTTACATCCAGGACCAAAGTGGTAAatcaattagatattttttatcgag AGTTCACAGTGCCAGCGCTGTGTGCCCTCATAACAGGGTACTACCGAACATGGTGTCCACCTGTATTACTGCCATATACTCCGCATCAGAGGAGTTGCCGGCTAACTGTTCGGAAGCCGAATTCGATTGCTATTACACCAATCACCTGAGATGCTACATTGTTGTTCTTCAAAACAT atCAGAATACAGCGACTGGCTGTACGGACTTGCTCAACTGTTGCGTCCGCTGCCGTTTCCCGCATTGCTGTTAATTCGTTCAATTTTTATGGA GGACATTTCctctgtaatattaaaaataggacTGCATGAAGATTGTGAAATTCATAAGCAAGTATTAGCTGTCCGTGAGACAAAAGATGGCTGGTTCGATTTATGTTCGCCGATCGAAGCCGTGTTCTGCGAAAGTTCAATTGTCTGGACTAAATTG CTTAAAACTTTAATGGATTGTGAGCGCtgcaaaaaaaagaaactgttgaaaaacttaaaagcCAAGCATTTGGGGACGTGCGTTTCGGAagcgttaaaaaataacaaaatcgtgATGGATGTTCTGTGCTTAATGCTTGAGTGGATGGTCGTGGAAGACTTACATCAAAGAAATCAGATTGTTGATACACTCAAGTCTACAGAATTTGGCAAAAATGTATACGACGAGTTTATGTCAAGGCAGAATCAACTACTTGAATTg CAACGAAAAGGAGGTCCACAGAATTTATCATTACCGGCTCGAGGCACTGACTTGGATCTGAATTCCATGTTTGATTGTGGCCCTTTCGGTAATTTAGAGTCCGTCGACTTGGCTTTTACCAATGTAACAGATACTTGTGCCAAGACGTTGATTAAGTTACCATCTTTAAAAGTTCTCAATTTGTGGGGTACACAG tttggtGATTCCGGACTACTAATCATATCGGATCATCTGACCAACTTGCAAGTTTTGAACTTGTGCGAGACTAAAGTAACTGACAGGGGAATCGTATCGCTAATAA GTCTTATCAATTTGAAAAAACTCAATTTGAATAGCACTAAAGCGACGGTCCGATCGGTGGacgtattgaaaaaaaaactaccggGCTTACACGAAGTGGACGTCAGATACTCATTTGCCTGGtaa